The Candidatus Omnitrophota bacterium genome includes a window with the following:
- the amrS gene encoding AmmeMemoRadiSam system radical SAM enzyme codes for MNAQSTALESALAQYTQKGELYETLPNGKARCFACGHRCLIPEGRPGVCKVRFNEGGELRVPFGYAAGLQCDPIEKKPFYHALPGSSAMSFGMMGCDFHCLYCQNWLSSQVLRDSNAAASLHPISAREIVDLALRYGARFVTSTYNEPLITSEWAVSVFRLAKEKGLRTSYVSNGNATPEVLRYLRPWLDMYKVDLKSFRDKEYRKLGGKLETVLDSIRRLREMEFWVEIVTLCVPGLNDSEGEMREIAQFIASVDRNIPWHITAFHEDYKMRGIGRTRGETLLRAGRIGKEAGLKFVYVGNLPGYAPEWENTYCPKCGALLIERNGYFIKKNSMHKDACPQCGERIAGVWE; via the coding sequence ATGAACGCCCAATCTACAGCGTTGGAAAGCGCTTTAGCTCAATATACGCAAAAAGGGGAATTGTACGAAACGCTTCCAAATGGGAAAGCGCGATGTTTTGCGTGCGGGCATCGCTGTTTGATTCCGGAGGGACGGCCAGGAGTGTGCAAGGTGCGTTTCAATGAAGGCGGCGAGTTGAGAGTTCCATTCGGATATGCGGCGGGACTGCAATGCGATCCGATCGAGAAAAAGCCGTTTTATCACGCCCTGCCCGGCTCCAGCGCCATGAGTTTTGGGATGATGGGATGCGATTTCCATTGTTTATACTGCCAGAATTGGTTGTCGTCCCAAGTTCTGCGCGACTCAAACGCGGCGGCGTCTCTTCACCCGATTTCAGCGCGGGAGATTGTAGATTTGGCGTTGCGATATGGAGCGCGTTTCGTTACGAGCACGTATAACGAGCCGCTGATTACGTCGGAATGGGCCGTTTCGGTTTTTCGTCTGGCCAAGGAAAAAGGATTGCGCACTTCTTACGTATCCAACGGAAACGCCACGCCGGAAGTTTTGCGATACCTTCGCCCCTGGTTGGATATGTATAAAGTGGATTTGAAGAGTTTTCGCGATAAGGAATACCGGAAACTGGGAGGGAAGTTGGAAACCGTGCTGGATTCGATCCGGCGGCTGCGGGAGATGGAGTTTTGGGTGGAGATCGTAACGCTCTGCGTGCCGGGATTGAACGACTCGGAGGGGGAAATGCGGGAAATAGCGCAATTCATCGCTTCGGTGGACCGCAACATCCCCTGGCATATTACGGCATTTCACGAAGATTATAAAATGCGCGGCATAGGGCGTACGCGGGGAGAGACGCTGCTGCGGGCGGGGAGGATCGGCAAAGAAGCGGGATTGAAATTCGTCTATGTGGGAAACCTTCCCGGCTATGCTCCGGAATGGGAAAATACTTATTGTCCCAAATGCGGCGCTTTGCTGATCGAACGAAACGGGTATTTTATCAAAAAAAATTCCATGCATAAGGACGCCTGTCCTCAATGCGGAGAGAGGATCGCCGGCGTCTGGGAATAA
- a CDS encoding LON peptidase substrate-binding domain-containing protein: MIDLINLKNFSGMLPLFPLPNVVHFPHTLLPLHIFEKRYRIMLRDALKGEKLIGMSILKPGWEEKYEGNPEIYPIACLGAISKHEPMNDGRSNILLLGIKRVRIKDIITPRPYRTASVEILEDKKDDLSPLEIKQLRRHLYQLYSDVVVEYAGSNQEFPTLSTLNLKLGSLTDVMASFLSLPVPDLVRLLEEIRIGARAEFLIKRMESMLQKGGPTVADISPSPDYPSISLN; encoded by the coding sequence ATGATCGATCTTATTAATCTAAAAAACTTTTCCGGGATGCTTCCTCTTTTTCCTCTTCCTAACGTAGTCCATTTTCCCCATACCTTGCTTCCTCTTCACATTTTCGAAAAACGCTACCGCATCATGCTGCGCGACGCCTTGAAAGGCGAAAAGTTGATCGGCATGTCCATTTTGAAGCCCGGTTGGGAAGAAAAATACGAAGGCAACCCCGAAATTTATCCTATAGCCTGCCTGGGAGCGATTTCCAAACACGAACCGATGAACGACGGACGCAGCAACATTCTCCTGCTGGGAATCAAGCGGGTAAGAATCAAAGACATCATCACTCCCCGCCCTTACCGCACGGCTTCCGTCGAGATTTTAGAAGATAAAAAAGACGACCTTTCTCCTCTCGAAATCAAACAACTGCGGCGCCATTTATATCAACTCTACAGCGACGTCGTCGTCGAATACGCCGGTTCCAACCAGGAATTTCCCACCTTGTCCACTCTGAATTTGAAACTCGGCTCCTTAACGGACGTTATGGCTTCCTTCCTCAGTCTGCCCGTCCCCGACCTTGTCCGGCTCCTTGAAGAAATCCGCATCGGCGCCCGCGCCGAATTTCTCATCAAACGCATGGAATCCATGCTGCAAAAAGGCGGACCTACCGTCGCCGACATTTCCCCAAGTCCCGATTATCCCAGCATAAGCCTCAATTAA
- a CDS encoding ABC transporter ATP-binding protein, whose protein sequence is MIEASNLGKCYRIYRRPIHRVWEALGLKRTLHRQFWALRSVYLSIPEGSSFGIVGPNGAGKSTLLKMLSGIARPTEGALNVQGSVASILELGAGFHRDFSGRNNIFLNCALQGYTREETEKLIPGILEFSGLSDFIDMPVRTYSTGMYLRLAFAIATAVDPDILIIDEALSVGDEHFRNKCLDRMNEFKAQGKTVVLVSHDLAAIRHFCTQVALLDQGRILAAGAPEEVLDRYLEMTHKKDNVPSMNRNQDSGSPRWGSGEIHVGRIEMKNAAGAPVSIFDTNDEVVIDAYFETRAPVKGAVFGYQIFRSDGAYVNGSNHFWHKQPRAYDFDQAGEKGTIRCKIPCLPLLPGQYYLTLCCYNRFDGFPQAVDHWERAYSFTISKRMTDQHGIMAMDTNWSLHRLPPASAEEASKE, encoded by the coding sequence ATGATCGAAGCGTCCAACCTCGGCAAATGTTACCGCATCTATCGGCGCCCTATCCATCGCGTATGGGAAGCGCTCGGCCTGAAACGTACTCTTCACCGCCAATTTTGGGCTTTGCGCAGCGTCTATCTTTCGATCCCCGAAGGCTCCTCCTTCGGCATCGTCGGCCCTAACGGCGCGGGAAAATCGACCTTGCTCAAAATGCTTTCCGGCATCGCCCGCCCCACGGAAGGCGCTCTTAACGTCCAGGGTTCGGTGGCTTCCATCCTGGAGCTGGGCGCTGGATTCCATCGCGATTTCTCCGGGCGCAACAACATATTCCTAAACTGCGCTTTGCAAGGCTACACCCGCGAAGAGACGGAAAAACTCATCCCCGGCATCCTCGAATTTTCCGGCCTCAGCGATTTCATCGATATGCCGGTTCGCACCTATTCCACGGGAATGTACCTGCGGCTGGCCTTCGCCATCGCCACCGCCGTCGATCCCGATATCCTGATTATCGACGAAGCCCTATCCGTCGGCGACGAGCATTTCCGCAACAAGTGCCTCGACCGCATGAACGAATTCAAGGCGCAGGGAAAAACCGTCGTGTTAGTCTCGCACGATCTGGCCGCCATCCGCCATTTCTGCACCCAGGTCGCTCTTCTCGATCAGGGGCGCATCCTCGCGGCGGGAGCTCCGGAAGAAGTGCTCGACCGATATTTGGAAATGACCCACAAGAAAGACAACGTTCCCTCCATGAATCGGAATCAGGACTCCGGCAGCCCCCGCTGGGGTTCGGGAGAAATACATGTCGGACGCATAGAGATGAAAAACGCGGCGGGGGCTCCCGTCTCCATCTTCGATACGAACGATGAAGTCGTAATCGACGCCTATTTCGAAACGCGAGCTCCCGTAAAAGGCGCCGTTTTCGGCTATCAGATATTCCGTTCCGACGGCGCCTACGTGAACGGCTCCAACCATTTCTGGCATAAGCAGCCGCGCGCTTACGATTTCGACCAGGCGGGCGAAAAAGGAACGATTCGCTGCAAAATCCCATGTTTGCCCTTATTGCCGGGACAATATTACCTCACGCTTTGCTGCTACAATCGCTTCGACGGTTTTCCCCAGGCGGTCGATCATTGGGAGCGGGCTTACTCCTTTACGATCAGCAAGCGCATGACGGATCAACACGGAATCATGGCGATGGATACCAACTGGTCGCTTCATCGGCTTCCCCCAGCCTCCGCCGAAGAAGCGTCCAAGGAATAG
- a CDS encoding ATP-binding protein — protein MKQLRTRLIIAFLAVALMAMIPLAFIPYYTLTETQKSVQAEILDDAQDRIEKYIYQLTNDIDTQILFKVADHLKNQTFLEKPKWADILATCESRDDTSFKEIKFIEDQIVQGYVGESLLKDKFVQGDIQIIPKKQYEAMKPWVDKGLMYEEDNKIYAWINRGLFRGRRADDMELVGGLFAKTKLIEKNSGEDQATIFIDENLDVKPIVIHPAPSILRPYLPSDVYKRLYNLKDGENYAEGYYEIANLPDIRIKGIYSGSPMQARIIPILNQNREPAAYMILGVQTLKVWDILVMKMAYGSLSVLLAIVFLAVLVARSLVKPIYELADAARRMSQGDFDARVNVTGTEEQQVLRLTFNSMADRIQRQFEQVRQKTRELEESNRELDQTQHFLQNILANIRSGVMSVDRQGRISHINRVGVEMLHLSEWKGSQVEEAISSPELLRLVSGALKNVRSVYQQEIPCRCREGETLSLQVSAVPLMEESALTGLVVTFHDLSDIRRLEEQVRRQDRLAALGRMAAGVAHEIRNPLGIIRGSAQLLNKRFGGMQGEEGLSVFIIEEVNRLSRVLNDFLMFARPPSPNLEEMAPETLLQQVLAYAPAEKGFDVKLDVEPELPAVAADPGLTRESFLNLLINAQQAMPDGGTITLRAFARSSREVAFEVVDQGVGIHPEMLDQIFDPFYTSKDNGTGLGLSLVHQSVSSQGGSVEVESVPGQGSCFRLIYSTWESIRSIETDRSAV, from the coding sequence ATGAAGCAATTGCGGACGCGGCTTATTATCGCTTTTCTCGCCGTGGCGCTCATGGCCATGATCCCATTGGCTTTTATTCCTTATTACACGTTGACGGAGACGCAGAAGAGCGTACAGGCGGAGATTCTGGACGACGCGCAAGACCGGATCGAGAAATATATTTACCAATTGACGAACGATATCGATACGCAAATTCTCTTCAAAGTGGCGGATCACCTGAAAAATCAAACGTTTCTTGAAAAGCCGAAATGGGCGGACATTTTGGCGACCTGCGAAAGCCGCGACGATACATCCTTCAAAGAGATTAAATTTATCGAAGACCAGATCGTTCAAGGCTATGTGGGAGAGTCGCTGCTGAAAGACAAATTCGTTCAAGGGGATATACAGATTATTCCCAAAAAACAATACGAAGCCATGAAGCCGTGGGTGGATAAGGGATTGATGTACGAGGAGGACAATAAAATCTACGCCTGGATCAATCGCGGATTGTTTCGAGGCCGCCGGGCGGACGATATGGAGTTGGTGGGGGGATTGTTCGCCAAAACCAAATTGATCGAAAAGAATTCCGGAGAAGATCAAGCGACGATCTTCATCGATGAAAACCTGGATGTAAAACCGATCGTCATCCATCCCGCGCCGAGCATCTTGCGGCCCTATCTGCCAAGCGACGTTTACAAGCGCCTGTACAACTTAAAAGACGGCGAGAATTACGCCGAAGGGTATTATGAGATTGCGAATCTACCGGATATCAGGATTAAAGGCATCTATTCCGGCTCGCCCATGCAAGCACGAATTATCCCCATCCTCAACCAAAACCGCGAGCCGGCCGCCTATATGATTCTAGGCGTGCAAACGCTGAAGGTGTGGGATATTCTCGTTATGAAGATGGCGTATGGTTCATTGAGCGTCCTCTTAGCCATCGTATTTTTGGCGGTTTTGGTGGCGAGATCGCTGGTGAAGCCGATTTACGAACTGGCGGACGCCGCCCGCCGCATGTCGCAAGGAGATTTCGACGCGCGGGTCAATGTGACGGGAACAGAGGAGCAGCAAGTGCTCCGATTGACGTTCAACTCCATGGCGGACAGGATTCAACGGCAATTCGAACAAGTCAGGCAGAAGACGCGGGAATTAGAAGAAAGTAACCGGGAGCTGGATCAAACGCAACATTTCCTGCAGAACATTCTGGCCAACATTCGCAGCGGCGTGATGAGCGTGGACCGGCAAGGACGCATCAGCCACATCAACAGGGTCGGCGTCGAAATGCTGCATCTATCGGAGTGGAAAGGCAGCCAGGTGGAAGAAGCGATCTCGTCTCCGGAATTGTTGCGCCTGGTAAGCGGCGCGTTGAAGAACGTTCGGTCGGTTTATCAACAGGAGATTCCCTGCCGCTGCCGGGAGGGAGAGACCTTGTCGCTGCAAGTCAGCGCCGTTCCATTGATGGAAGAATCGGCGTTGACGGGATTGGTCGTTACGTTTCACGATCTGTCCGATATCCGACGGCTGGAAGAGCAGGTGCGCCGGCAGGACCGTCTGGCGGCTTTGGGGCGCATGGCGGCGGGCGTGGCCCATGAAATCCGCAATCCGTTGGGCATCATCCGGGGGTCGGCGCAGCTGCTGAATAAGCGGTTCGGCGGAATGCAAGGGGAAGAGGGTTTATCGGTATTCATCATCGAGGAGGTCAACCGGCTTTCGCGCGTATTAAACGATTTTCTCATGTTCGCGCGTCCGCCATCGCCCAACCTGGAGGAGATGGCGCCGGAAACGCTGCTGCAACAGGTTCTTGCCTATGCGCCGGCGGAAAAGGGATTCGATGTGAAATTGGATGTGGAGCCGGAACTGCCCGCCGTGGCGGCGGATCCGGGATTGACGCGGGAATCCTTTTTGAATTTGCTGATCAATGCGCAGCAAGCCATGCCGGACGGCGGAACGATTACGCTGCGGGCTTTTGCGCGATCCAGCCGGGAAGTGGCGTTCGAAGTCGTGGATCAAGGCGTTGGGATTCATCCCGAAATGCTGGATCAGATTTTCGATCCCTTTT
- a CDS encoding methyltransferase domain-containing protein — protein sequence MANQIDANELSRLYDEGYFHGLGSGYGQAGYECEHGDWTPWLTLAQERIAKNLLWLDAGCAYGYLVQQAQKLGIEAVGVDISEYALRQLPEQRGQLQQALLESLPFRDASFDAVSLFDSIEHSADPESVLNEASRVLKPQGWLFLSTPDPLYFHREEPTHIHERPPSYWIAQLRKRGYSVCLRFGAQPYELEILAVRQPDESWDRIQCAFQGQRSRLAERLRIQGENFHLALRKGAVDGSLQGDAICYLLNASSQPLLLSLELRNGEERHPDIFLGDLKLRYNGNFRQEEGFLHRWNAVPIPPGGCDLTIRIEGAPLPIERLSAAAIPLEREEYLKKLPFDHFQRCRFAAHIVEAAGKSEASILDVGGARGLLPLFLPEADVSVIDVVWEDAPQSLRYGGETLPFADRSFDVVVSLDTLEHIPLDRRQRFLDELCRVTNDMLILSGPYNESHVSEAETVLREFIAGKLNGEDRFLEEHALYTLPDRAETLDVIRSHGFSAFEFPNGFLPRWLSLQLANYALGVAPELAEGKANLNALYNSHYYALDNRYPAYRIAAAACRGEWSPSFKKNFQPLLSAPKKETSTDIWSAASLLVSLSYYGLLFEKESFLNAQGIRIDRLLDHSSHLETKRDQWDEHCQRLLDHIANLDKSLQEELGERKQLLSHSENLDAALIRQQEQSRSLQEHGGNLARLLEEYKKETHNYLDLHRELQKQNSDLHGHIANLDRLHSDREAFFQRLQDHIANLDRLHSDRETFLQRLQDHIANLESGEKETRLHTKNLDELMAQLQSHLTSLSSHIANVEKNAEEWKNHAQNLEQIVSSQQVHAQNLEQIVSTQQVHSKNLENMLDAQRVQIENEQTQTAQLSDRNESLQNHARNLEAMLSSLQTHAGNLEKLLAASQFHAGNLEHILKEKDYHLSQLTQLMENARQQAQILINRIRLVESLNAPDYVSASNIYEVLAAVNDFVDKLESESAELIALTDISSDVGRIQSLHNLRRKWLSVIDEKERLQFQMDSFRSSVGYKICTHIGFLPKPEDFSES from the coding sequence ATGGCCAATCAAATCGACGCGAATGAACTCAGCCGCCTTTACGATGAAGGTTATTTTCACGGCTTGGGCAGCGGCTACGGCCAAGCCGGATACGAATGCGAACACGGCGATTGGACGCCGTGGCTGACGCTAGCCCAGGAACGCATCGCTAAGAACCTGCTCTGGTTGGATGCGGGTTGCGCCTACGGCTATCTCGTCCAGCAAGCGCAAAAACTCGGAATCGAAGCCGTTGGCGTCGACATTAGCGAGTATGCTCTGCGCCAACTGCCTGAACAGCGGGGCCAATTGCAGCAAGCCCTCTTGGAATCGCTGCCTTTCCGCGACGCCTCCTTCGACGCCGTCAGCCTTTTCGATTCCATCGAACATTCCGCCGATCCCGAATCCGTCTTGAATGAAGCGTCTCGCGTTCTCAAACCGCAAGGCTGGTTGTTTCTCTCCACGCCCGATCCGCTTTATTTCCATCGGGAGGAGCCGACCCACATTCACGAGCGCCCTCCCTCCTATTGGATCGCCCAATTACGGAAAAGGGGATACAGCGTCTGCCTGCGCTTCGGCGCCCAACCCTATGAATTGGAAATCCTCGCCGTCCGCCAACCGGACGAATCATGGGATCGCATCCAATGCGCTTTTCAAGGCCAGCGCAGCCGGCTGGCGGAGCGTCTGCGCATTCAAGGGGAAAATTTCCACCTCGCGCTGCGCAAGGGCGCCGTGGACGGTTCGTTGCAAGGCGATGCGATTTGTTATCTCCTCAATGCTTCCTCCCAACCCTTGCTATTGTCCCTCGAATTGCGCAACGGCGAAGAACGCCATCCCGATATCTTCCTAGGCGATTTAAAACTGCGATATAACGGAAACTTCCGCCAGGAAGAGGGATTTCTTCATCGTTGGAACGCCGTTCCCATCCCTCCCGGCGGCTGCGATCTGACCATCCGGATCGAAGGCGCCCCGCTCCCCATCGAACGATTGTCGGCGGCGGCGATTCCTTTGGAACGCGAAGAGTACTTGAAGAAACTCCCCTTCGATCATTTTCAACGCTGCCGCTTCGCCGCCCATATCGTAGAAGCTGCCGGTAAAAGCGAAGCGTCCATTCTCGACGTCGGCGGCGCCCGCGGCCTGCTCCCTTTATTTCTGCCCGAAGCGGATGTCTCCGTCATCGACGTAGTATGGGAAGACGCGCCCCAATCCTTGCGCTATGGCGGCGAAACGCTTCCCTTCGCGGATCGATCCTTCGACGTCGTTGTTTCGCTCGATACGTTGGAACATATCCCGCTAGACCGGCGCCAACGATTTCTCGACGAACTCTGCCGAGTGACGAACGACATGCTGATTCTCAGCGGTCCCTATAACGAATCCCATGTCTCCGAGGCGGAAACGGTTCTGCGGGAATTCATCGCGGGAAAGTTGAATGGTGAAGATCGATTTTTGGAGGAACACGCCCTCTATACGCTGCCCGACCGCGCGGAAACGCTGGACGTCATCCGCAGCCACGGTTTTTCCGCCTTCGAATTTCCCAACGGTTTTCTTCCTCGCTGGCTCTCTCTCCAACTCGCCAACTACGCGCTCGGCGTTGCTCCGGAATTGGCGGAAGGCAAAGCCAATCTAAATGCGCTTTACAATTCCCACTATTACGCCTTGGACAATCGCTATCCCGCCTACCGCATCGCCGCCGCCGCCTGCCGGGGAGAATGGTCTCCCTCGTTCAAAAAAAATTTTCAACCTCTTCTCTCCGCGCCGAAAAAAGAAACCTCGACGGATATTTGGAGCGCCGCCTCTCTTCTCGTCTCGCTCTCTTATTACGGTCTCTTGTTTGAGAAAGAATCGTTTCTTAACGCCCAAGGAATCCGTATCGACCGTTTGTTGGATCATTCCAGCCATTTGGAGACAAAAAGAGACCAATGGGACGAGCATTGTCAACGTCTTCTCGACCATATCGCCAATTTGGATAAAAGCCTCCAGGAAGAGCTCGGAGAGAGAAAACAACTGCTATCCCATTCCGAAAATCTCGACGCCGCTTTGATCCGCCAACAGGAGCAATCGCGATCCTTGCAGGAGCACGGCGGCAATCTCGCCCGCCTGCTCGAAGAATATAAAAAGGAAACCCATAATTATCTCGATCTTCATCGGGAATTGCAAAAACAAAACAGCGATCTCCACGGCCACATCGCCAACCTCGACCGCCTCCACTCCGACCGTGAAGCCTTCTTCCAGCGCTTGCAAGATCACATCGCCAATCTCGACCGTCTCCATTCCGACCGCGAAACCTTTCTTCAACGCTTGCAAGATCACATCGCCAATCTGGAAAGCGGCGAAAAAGAAACTCGGCTGCACACTAAAAACTTGGATGAATTGATGGCGCAGTTGCAGAGTCATTTAACTTCGCTTTCCAGTCATATCGCCAATGTGGAAAAAAACGCCGAGGAATGGAAGAACCATGCCCAAAACCTGGAACAGATCGTCAGTTCTCAACAGGTTCACGCCCAAAACCTGGAACAGATCGTCTCAACCCAACAAGTTCACTCTAAAAATCTTGAAAACATGCTCGACGCCCAACGCGTCCAGATCGAAAACGAACAGACTCAGACTGCGCAACTAAGCGATCGCAACGAATCCCTGCAAAATCACGCCCGCAATCTCGAAGCTATGCTCTCTTCTCTGCAAACTCATGCGGGCAATTTGGAAAAGTTACTTGCCGCTTCGCAATTTCACGCGGGCAATCTGGAACATATACTCAAGGAGAAAGACTATCATTTATCCCAATTGACCCAGCTGATGGAAAACGCCCGCCAGCAGGCGCAAATCCTCATTAACCGAATTCGCCTCGTGGAAAGTTTAAACGCTCCGGATTACGTTTCAGCGAGCAATATTTACGAGGTTCTGGCGGCGGTTAACGATTTTGTCGATAAACTGGAATCGGAAAGCGCCGAATTGATTGCTTTGACGGATATCTCCTCCGACGTAGGCCGCATTCAATCTTTGCATAATCTCAGAAGAAAATGGCTGAGCGTCATAGATGAAAAAGAGCGTCTTCAATTTCAAATGGATTCGTTTCGTTCTTCAGTGGGATATAAAATCTGTACGCATATCGGCTTTTTGCCCAAGCCGGAGGATTTTTCCGAATCATGA
- a CDS encoding glycosyltransferase, with amino-acid sequence MKILMVIHDFLPIHQAGSELYCFHLGKALQQLGHDVRLFYSEIDHAAPNYSTRRGTCDGLPFLEIVNNHSFASFEETYSNPAVEAAFASWLDEFQPNAAHFHHLWNLSFGCVRLCREWGVPVVFTLHDYWLTCPRGGGQRFRGEGRLCHDVDAHLCAECISRYTFPSGLGTRLVKKILAPFERLRDPTLLSLMEKGRITAPQSDFVHRGPCIINGDAREALYAHPPARIAIRCEIPPGASLSFAVAMHPSVYNEPGDGVRFRVSCNGATLCEIILHPKQREDDRGWREAFVDLAPCGAGRRELVFETSAQPTGDNDFCTACWAEPRIVAPEGEPFHPSLTRRVQEFAENALTRLQRSRLKKMVDRRTLGVRVLFNEVDLFIAPSPFLRQKFIEYGLPPDKIEFSDYGIASEAYAAEPRVPQIPIRFLYVGTIVEHKGLHVLIDAFNRLPLASAILDVYGNLDEFTGYVKRIQAAVAHPGIRLRGRAENRDIPRILSNSDVLVIPSIWFENSPITIHEAFLARVPVITSRLGGMADLVRDGDNGLLFEVGNDNDLSRCLKRLVDDPAQIERLRPNPAEVKSIPADAQWTAAKYEELIANKNR; translated from the coding sequence ATGAAAATCCTCATGGTTATTCACGATTTTCTTCCCATCCACCAGGCGGGATCGGAGTTGTATTGCTTTCATCTGGGAAAGGCGCTTCAGCAGCTCGGCCACGATGTACGGCTCTTTTACAGCGAAATCGATCACGCGGCGCCCAATTACTCCACGCGCCGGGGAACTTGCGACGGCCTCCCCTTTCTGGAAATCGTCAACAACCATTCCTTCGCCTCCTTCGAAGAGACCTATTCCAATCCCGCCGTGGAAGCGGCTTTCGCAAGTTGGTTGGATGAATTCCAACCCAACGCCGCCCATTTCCATCACTTATGGAATCTCTCGTTCGGCTGCGTCCGGCTATGCCGTGAGTGGGGCGTTCCCGTCGTTTTTACGCTGCACGATTATTGGCTCACTTGTCCCCGCGGCGGCGGACAACGTTTTCGCGGCGAAGGACGCCTTTGTCATGATGTCGACGCCCATCTCTGCGCCGAATGCATCAGCCGCTACACTTTCCCCAGCGGCCTGGGTACGCGCCTTGTCAAGAAGATACTCGCCCCGTTCGAACGCCTGCGCGATCCAACGCTTCTTTCTCTGATGGAAAAAGGCCGCATCACCGCGCCGCAATCCGATTTCGTTCACCGTGGACCATGCATCATCAACGGCGACGCCCGCGAGGCGCTTTACGCCCATCCTCCCGCTCGAATCGCTATCCGCTGCGAAATTCCGCCAGGCGCCTCTCTATCTTTCGCCGTTGCTATGCACCCCAGCGTTTATAATGAGCCAGGCGACGGCGTTCGTTTCCGCGTTTCCTGCAACGGCGCGACGCTTTGTGAGATTATTCTTCATCCCAAACAGCGAGAAGACGATCGCGGCTGGCGCGAGGCGTTCGTCGACTTGGCGCCATGCGGCGCTGGAAGGCGCGAACTCGTCTTCGAAACATCCGCTCAGCCCACTGGCGACAACGATTTCTGCACCGCCTGTTGGGCCGAACCCCGCATCGTCGCGCCGGAAGGCGAACCGTTCCACCCCAGCCTCACCCGCCGCGTCCAGGAATTCGCCGAAAACGCTCTCACCCGCTTGCAGCGCAGCCGCTTGAAGAAAATGGTGGACCGCCGCACTCTCGGCGTTCGCGTTCTCTTTAATGAAGTCGATCTTTTTATCGCCCCATCGCCGTTTCTTCGCCAAAAGTTCATCGAGTACGGCCTGCCTCCCGATAAGATCGAGTTCTCCGATTACGGCATCGCCTCCGAGGCTTATGCCGCCGAACCGCGAGTCCCTCAGATCCCCATCCGATTTCTTTACGTTGGCACCATCGTCGAGCATAAGGGGCTGCATGTATTGATCGACGCCTTCAATCGCCTCCCCCTCGCCTCAGCGATACTCGACGTTTACGGCAATCTCGACGAGTTTACCGGCTACGTCAAACGCATTCAGGCCGCCGTCGCCCATCCCGGCATCCGCCTGCGCGGACGCGCCGAAAATCGCGATATCCCGCGCATTCTTTCAAACTCTGACGTTCTCGTCATCCCATCGATCTGGTTCGAGAATTCTCCCATCACCATCCACGAAGCCTTTCTTGCCCGCGTCCCCGTTATAACCTCCCGCCTCGGCGGCATGGCTGATTTAGTGCGAGACGGCGATAACGGCCTCTTGTTCGAAGTTGGCAACGACAACGATCTCTCTCGTTGTCTTAAACGCCTTGTGGACGATCCCGCGCAAATCGAACGTTTGCGTCCCAATCCCGCAGAGGTTAAATCCATACCCGCCGACGCCCAATGGACCGCCGCCAAATACGAGGAACTGATCGCCAATAAAAACCGATAA